Genomic segment of Triticum aestivum cultivar Chinese Spring chromosome 6A, IWGSC CS RefSeq v2.1, whole genome shotgun sequence:
CCAGACCAGTCTGtcgcatcgacggtgcggcgggacctgcgtgcttcttcggcggcgcggcgggacctctgtgctgctatggCCGCGTGGTGAGACATGCTGACTGCATtcacagcgaggcgggacatctctcatgcttccgcttccatgctcgcatctccctggtggcaatctctcgacccagaactcacgctggccatggctgacgcaagggaacaatgatgaatgacttatttgtttttgtggatgaggagttgaggaggaatgtgcaatcatcttggagtagtagtatttataactgagtactaatacgctcctaagtgggaaaccgtttaggttttaatcggtgtgaacatgtttgcaatttggaatgggATGAGACGTATGCTCAAAATTTACTAACGGTTATAAGAGTGGCACTATTCTCGGAAcgtgtaacgtgggcacgtacgccttctcggtcgcgtacgtggcatttgcaccatatgttgcaccgcaataggcaatgtcagcacacgtcttgttccaaaaaccgtgcgcgctcattattaccatcgcacacgcttcttttaattagaatgtgtgtgcccgtctagcacacacacgttgatctatctaactgttttagtttgttgtgactaattgcaaacagttcatctgtgtgaagtgtatgccatcaatcgcacacactttgatctggctggcccatttctgttctgttgcctaatcgcaaatagttaatccttctaaagtgtatgccctcaatcgcacacacctttatctagctgcccatttctattgttcctCGTCATCACAAACAGTTCCTCGTCATCGCACACGCCTTCAACTGTCTACTCGTTtattttgttccgcctcatcacaaatagttcattgaactggacggtatgccctgcatcgcacacgcaactaaaatttgaaccttgtttgatggctctgccatcgcaaacgttttgcacctttttacggttcttttacaccaccgtttgcgattattgcatcgcacatagtttcgtcgaagggtctctgatcgtagtgtcgctttagcagcatcctacagtagtgaacgtctggcagagcaaagctgatgactactcgatagttcagtgtgccatgctttactgcttagaatcaggacttcaaagacgttttgaacgtcatggagcatatgagatgttccaggagttgaagttaatatttcaagcaaatgcccgagttgagagatatgaagtctccaacaagttctatagctgcaagatggaggaggacagttctgtcagtgaacacatattgTCTGGATACCATAACCACTCAACTCAGCTGGgatttaatcttcctgatgatagtgtcattgacagagttcttcaatcactgccaccaagctataaaggctttgtgatgaactataatatgcaagggatggaaaagacaatttccgagctcttcgcgatgctaaaggctgcagatgtagaaatcaagaaggagcatcaagtgttgatggtgaataagaccactagtttcaggaaaaagggcaaagggaagaaggggaacttcaagaagaacaacaagctagTTGCTGTttaagggaagaagcccaagtctgaacctaagcctgaaattgagtgcttctactgcaaaaggactggtcactggaagcggaactgccccaaatatttggcagataagaaggatggcaaagtgaaaggtatatttgatatacatgttattgatgtgtaccttactaatgctcatagtagcgcctgggtattaactcgaaacaggggctacggattaaacaaagattggctaaggacgaggtgacgatgcgcgtgggaaatggttccaaagtcgatgtgatcaccgtcggcacactacctctacatctaccgtcaggattagttttagacctaaataattgttatttggtgccggcgttgagcatgaacattatatctggatcttgtttgatgcgagacggttattcacttaaattagagaataatggttgttctatttatatgtgtaatatcttttatggtcatacacccttgatgagtggtctatttttgttgaatctcgattgtagtgatacacatattcataatattgaagccaaaagatgcaaagttaataatgatattgcaacttatttgtggcactgccgtttaggtaatattggtgtaaagcgcatgaagaaactccatgctgatgggcttttggaatcacttgattatgaatcacttgatgcttgtgaaccatgactcatgggcaagatgactaagactccgttctccggaacaatggagcgagcaactgacttattggaaataatacatgctaatgtatgcggtccgatgagtgttgaggcttgcaatgggtatcgttattttctaaccttcacagatgatttgagcagatatgggtatatctacttaatgaaacataagtctgaaatatttgaaaagttcaaagaatttcagagtgaagtggaaaatcatagtaacaaggaaataaagtttctgcgatctggtcgtggaggtgaatatttgagttatgagtttggtcttcatttgaaacaatgtggaatagtttcgcaactcacgccacctggaacaccacagcataatggtgagTCCGAACGTCGTaaacgtactttattagatatggtgcgatctatgatgtctcttaccaatttactgctatcgttttggggttatgctttagagacggttgtattcacgttaaatagggcaccatctaaattcgttgagacgacatcatatgaactgtggtttggcaagaaacctaagcggtcgtttcttaaagtttggggttgcgatgcttatgtgaaaaagcttcaatctgataagctcaaacccaaatcggagaaatgtgtcttcataggatacccaaaagagactgttgggtacatcttctatcatagatccgaaggcaagatattcgttgctaagaatggatcctttctagggaaggagtttctctcgaaagaagtgagtgggaggaaagtagaacttgatgaggtaattgtaccttctctgaattgaaaagtagttcatcacagaaaccagttcaagtgattcctacactaattaatgaggaagttaatgataatgatcatgaaacttcagatcaagttactaccgaatctcgtaggtcaaccagagtatgatccgcaccagagtggtatggtagtcctgttctggaggtcatgttactagaccatgacgaacctacgaactatgagaaagcgatgatgagcccagattccgcaaaatggcttgaagtcatgaaatctgagatgggatccatgtatgagaacaaagtgtggactttggttgacttgcccgataatcggcaaacaatagagaataaatggattttcaagaagaagactaacactaacggtaatgttactgtctacaaagctcgacttgtcgcgaaaggttttcgacaagttcaaggagttgactacgatgagaccttctcacccgtagcgatgctaaagtctgtccgaatcatgttagcaattgccgcattttatgattatgaaatttggcaaatggatgtcaaaactgtattccttaatggatatcttaaagaagagttgtatatgatgcaaccagaaggttttgtcgatcataaaggtgctatcaaagtgtgcaagcttcaacggtccatttatggactggtgcaagcctctcggagttggaatatacgctttgatagtgtgatcaaagcatatggttttatacagacttttggagaagcctgtatttataagaaagtgagtgagagctctgtagcatttctaatattatatgtggatgacatattgttgattggaaataatacagaatttctggatagcataaaaggatacttgaataagaaattttcaatgaaagaccttggtgaagttgcttatatattgggcatcaagatctatagagatagatcaagacgcttaattggactttcacaaagcacataccttgatttttttgtaagaagttcaaaatagatcagtcaaagaaagggttcttggctgtgttacaaggttgaagttgagtcagactcaatgcctgaccactgcagaagatagagagaaaatgaaagtcattccctatgcctcagccataggttctatcatgtatgcaatgttgtgtgccTCGTTAttagtttagcaggaaggtaccaaacatgggcggagccaggatttggacaTGAGGGGGGCGAAAAGCCGACGTTCACAAAATTCATGGAATATCACAATATTTTAAGTCTCACGACAGCATTGATGACAAATCATAAAATATTTGTTTGGAACTACAAAAGAATGGTACATTTTTTTAGTGGAGAGTGGTACATTTCTATTAACTTAAATTGAGCTCTACGACCACCAGCGACGAACAAACATGAACTACGATATGTTCCTTACCATTATAGACAATCATGCAATGTCGAAGAAAATcattttattttaaaaaagtgtgtTGACTAGGCGAAGAAGTTTGTTTGGTTGTCGCGGCCTACGCTAGAAGATTTATGACCAACCATAGCAATCTACTATCAACGAATTAGTATGTTGTAGTTTTACTTGTTTACAATTATCCAACGGTCAAATCGAAAACCAAAGACGAGATTTTTATCTCTAGATAGTTGCAAGCATCCAGCTAGAAATGGGCAAGTTGATATTCTAGTTGAGTCCGTTCTTGACTAGAAAAGACTATGATAAGAAAAATCCATCGTTGTGCATGTATTAGACACATCAAATAAGTAATTTTCTCTAGAATACGCACAAACGTGTCATTTATTAAAGAGGATAAAGGTCACATCAAATAAGTCATGTCGTGGATTGAAAATGCACAAGATACTATTATGCTAATTAACTAGACTAAGATCACAATTCATGAAAACAAGATAATTATTAGTACCTACGGATGCGTAGTGTTACCTGCTGCCAATATATTCAGTCCTGGTCATCTGGCTAGCGACTTCTAGCTGTATTCTGATGATCTGATCTGCATGCATCTAGTCAATTGTATGCAGACAACGGACAGGGAGTCGTCGTCATGGTGACCAGTGGATAGCTGCCGCAGCAATCTAAGCGCACTAGCAGGACACACAAAACAGCGGATGGCACGAGCGGCAGCCAGCGACGGCGATAAATGCCCTAAGTGGTCCAGGAAAATAGATCAATCCATCAGATCGATTTGATTATCTGTAGGCCAAACAATAGACAGCCACATACATATCTATGGGCTATTGGGCTAATGATGTAATTAGCTGCGGCCATTAGCAATGTTCAGTACAGGGCCTGCTGAAATGTGTTGAGGGGGGCGAGTGATTGGCAGGGGTctagcccctgctcgccccccctTGTCTCTGCCCCTGGTATCagagtaatctaggagtggatcactggatatcgatcaagaacatcctgaaatacctaaaaagtattaaggatatgtttctcgtttatgaaggtgacaaagagcttgtcgtaaatggttacgtcgatgcaagctttgacactgatccggatgactctaaatcacaaaccggatatgtatttacattgaatggtggagctgtcagttggtgcagttccaaggaaagtgtcgtggcgggatctacgtgtgaagcggagtacatagctgcttcggaagcagcaaatgaaggagtctggatgaaggagttcatatccgatctaggtgtaataccaagtgcatcgggtccaatgaaaatcttttgtgacaatactggagcaattgccttggcaaaggaatccagatttcacaagagaaccaaacacatcaagagatgcttcaattccatccgcgatcaagtcaaggagggagacatagagatttgtaaaatacatacggatctgaatgttgcagacccattgactaagcctcttccacgagcaaaacatgaccaacaccaagactccatgggtgttagaatcattactatgtaatctagattattgactctagtgcaagtgggagactgaaggaaatatgccctagaggcaataataaagttgttatttatatttccttatatcatgataaatgtttattattcatgctagaattgtattaaccagaaacttagtacatgtgtgaatacatagacaaacagagtgtccctggtatgcctctacttgactagctcgttaatcaaagacggttaagtttcctgaccatagacatgtgttgtcatttgatgaacgggatcacatcattagagaatgatgtgatggacaagacccatccgttagcttagcattatgatcgtttagttttatttctattactttcttcatgactatacatattcctctgactatgagattatgcaactcctaaataccgtaggaacactttgtgtgctatcaaacgtcacaacataactaggtgattatagagatgctctataggtgtctcagaaggtgttttttgagttggcatagatcaagattaggatttgtcactccgtgtatcggagaggtatctctgggccctctcggtaatgcacatcgctataagccttgcaagcaatgtgactaatgagttagttacaggatgatgcattacggaacgagtaaagagacttgccggtaacgagattgaactaggtataatgataccgacgatcgaatctcgggcaggtaacataccgatgacaaagggaataacgtatgttgttatgcggtttgaccgataaagatcttgtagaatatgtaggagccaatatgagcatctaggttccgctattggttattgaccagagatgtgtctcgatcatgtctacatagttctcgaacccgtagggtccgcacgcttaacgtttgatgtcgatttgtattatgagttatgtgttttggtgaccgaagtttgttcggagtcccggatgagatcatggacatgatgaggagtctcgaaatggtcgagaggtaaagattgatatattggacgaaggtattcggacaccggaaaggtttcaggacgtttcagatatttatcggagaatcgaggggttatcgaaacccctcgaagaagttatgggccttaatgggccataagaGAGTAGGAGAGGGCAGGCCACaaggtggcgcccccccaaggcagtccgaattggactagggggagggggcgtggccccctctttccgtcccctctccctctccttccctccttccccctcttggaataggaaagggaatcctagttggactccccccttggcgcgccctccttggccgccggcctcctcctccccctcctttatatacgtggccagggggcaccccaaaggacatcaATTGTTCCTCAGccatgtgcggtgctcccctccatagtttaccacctcggtcatattgtcatagtgcttaggcgaagccttgggcggatcacatcaccaacaccctcaccacaccgtcgtgctgatggaactctccctcgaccctctactggatcaagagctcgagggacgtcatcgtgctgaacgtgtgctgaacacgaaggtgccgtacgttcggtacttggatcggttggatcgtgaagacgttcgactacatcaactgtgttagtaaacgcttccgctttcagtctacgagttacgtggacacactctcctgtctcgttgctatgcatcttctagatagatcttgcgtgatcgtgggaatttttttgaattactatgttccccaacatatataaatcggaggggttagtccatagaggctatcagaattcacatTGGCTAGacggctagggtttagccattacgatctcgaggtagatcaactcttgtaacccctatactcatcaaagtcaatcaaacatgaagtagggttttacctccattaagagggcccgatcctgggtaaagatcgtgtcccctttgtctcctgttaccttcgatcctcaagcacacagtttgggaccccctacccgagatcggccggttttgacaccgacagagagcaagtacaatagagtgacgTAGGCGGTCTATAAAAGATGCCACATCAGACTTGTGTCTAGTTAGAGGAGAGATGAGAGAAGATAAGCGGGCTACAAGTTTACAGCCAACTGTAGCACAAATTCCAACAACCTTTGCGAGAGAATGACATAGCCACATATtaatgatatactccctccgtccgaaaatacttgtcctagaaatggataaaatggatgtatctctaactaaaataagtctagatacaaccatttctagGCAGGTATTTCTGGACGGAAAAAATAATATACTAGTATGATTAACTATGGTACGGATGAGCTATTAGATTAATCATAAATGATATGTCAACTTCACATAGCCAGCTGCTCTTGGCTATACCATGCTTCAAGGAGTGTCGGGAAATAGCTAGTCATgtctattttatttttttgagatGGACACatcttttttcccttgtttttgggAGAAGCCACATCTACTTTCTGAGCAATATAAGAATGGTATTTTTTAGACGTACTAGTAAGGATGGTACTTGACAAAGGGAAAATATGAACTTTATTTTTGCACTCTAGCTTCTGACCACCTTGCTTATGCCATTCTATAATTTGACATTTTACTTTTGCTATTTTTagttttgacaatacatcacaattgCTATTTCATGACAAAACCAATaattttagagtggcaattgtgatacattgtcaaaatttaagagtggcaaaaatgaaatgaaaagttaTCTCTTTTGTCACCGAATGACATTTGCGATGTATTGttaaaaactaagagtggcaaaaatgatatgtcaaattctagagtgacATCAGTAAAGTAGGCAAAATCTAGAATGACAAAAACAAAATTTTCGGCAAAGCCCATTGAGCTTCTTCTTCATCATTCCAAATGCCCAAACAGCAACCGGGCCAACCCTAGCAGGCTAAACCCTCATTTTCAGTTCCAAcgctcctcctcctgcgccgccgccgccaccaccaccaccaccatgctcCGCACCGTCCTCAACTCCGGCGGCGGTCGTCTATgccgcctcccctccctcctcccccaccATCGCCTCATGTCCGGCTCCTCCGTCGCTGCCATATTCTTCCAACCGTCCCTGCCGGCGGATCCCGCCACCGCGATCCAGTCAGCCGGCATCGACCTCTCACACCCCAACACCATCCCCGCCCTCCTTGTCCACCCGGACCTCGCCTCCAACTACCCTGCCGCCTCCCGCTTCTTCTCCTGGGCCGCATCCCACGACGCCGCCGTCCTCAACTCCAAGTGCTTCAACTCCATGCTCCAGCTCGCCGCCGCCAACAGCGACGCCGCCCATTTCTGGTCACTCGTCTCCTCGATGCGTTCCAGGGGCTACGGCATCTCGAAGACCACCCTCCAGGCCGCCACGGAGAGCTTCCGGTCCAATGGCATGTCCAAGGACGCCGACATGATCCAGAAGGCCTTCTCCGCGCACTCCAGGAACGCAGCGGTGGCGGAGGCGTGCAAGATTCTCCGCTCAGATGCCGATGAGTTATCTAAGCTGGACAAGCTGAATCAATTGGGCGTTGAGGTGAGTGATGAGATGGTGGCACTGGTTGTGGAGAAGATTGGGCAGTTTCCGCGACAGGCAATGGTGTTCTTTAATTGGGTGGAGCAGTCAGCTGGGGCAGGGATCAACTGGGGCAAGGTTTACAATGCAATGGCAAAGATCATTGGCCGGGAGGATTCTATTGAGGAGTTCCGAGAGGTCCTGCGGAAGATGAGCAGTAAGGAGGTTGGGCTGGATAAGGAGGTGTACGTTATTCTCATCGATAGGTTTCTCAAGAGGAAGATGTTTGAGGATGCAGTAGACTTGTTCCGGTTTGCAATGGGTGGGACGGAGAAGCCATCGGCTCAGGATTTTGTGTTCTTATTGAAGAAGCTTGTTGTGA
This window contains:
- the LOC123129551 gene encoding pentatricopeptide repeat-containing protein At3g02490, mitochondrial, with product MTKTKFSAKPIELLLHHSKCPNSNRANPSRLNPHFQFQRSSSCAAAATTTTTMLRTVLNSGGGRLCRLPSLLPHHRLMSGSSVAAIFFQPSLPADPATAIQSAGIDLSHPNTIPALLVHPDLASNYPAASRFFSWAASHDAAVLNSKCFNSMLQLAAANSDAAHFWSLVSSMRSRGYGISKTTLQAATESFRSNGMSKDADMIQKAFSAHSRNAAVAEACKILRSDADELSKLDKLNQLGVEVSDEMVALVVEKIGQFPRQAMVFFNWVEQSAGAGINWGKVYNAMAKIIGREDSIEEFREVLRKMSSKEVGLDKEVYVILIDRFLKRKMFEDAVDLFRFAMGGTEKPSAQDFVFLLKKLVVRDDMDLKLVMRVVRIYQKAGNEVKSSVFDAVIKSLRSVERLGESGRVLKAMEHGGFAPDSTVHGKAVLAMCDAGNLETAHKHLARVEKSGHKLDPPVWSALVQKYSLGDDVDMAVSCFPEMLERRSGNQVGSALEVLVYGLCRKKEAKEAFKVLKDLVLEKDVVPWQSTYKYLIHKLIRQGHLKEAFDVLGLMKSNGFPPYINPFITHILKSGTVDDALGLLNAMSSEEFPSRTVYMRLFQGLFKEGRHEIARQLLSVSPGSVQNHADVLDLFYKMKIEEPTAAL